In Desulfosporosinus youngiae DSM 17734, the genomic stretch CGCCATCAGATTCTACACCCAACTGCCAGATTCCTTCCAGTGAAGGGCAAATTGTTAAGGTATCCAATAATCGGTTCAAATCATATTCACCGTATTTTACACCGCAATAATAAGAATCCCTTAAAAGATAGTCCATCCTATCCATATCGATCTGACCGCTGATCAGCTCTTTGGCAAAAAACCATTTAGGTTCAATTATTGTTCCTTTCATAAAAGAAAGGATTGTCGTGATTTTAATATCCATTTTTTTAAAATAGTCATTTTCTTCTATGACGTCTTTAAAGCACTGTTGAACAATCAGCCTTGAGTACACTTCATGTCCAGATGCTAATTCGCCATCAAAATCCATGAGTAGTGGGAATACTCCACCCTCTTCCTCTCCCACATGAGAAAATGGAGCATGCCCTATATCATGCAGTAAAGCAACAATCTTAATGATTTGCTTCAGACGTTCATATTCACTGTCCTCCATCGGTTCCGGTTGCTTTATTTTTAATATATCCATAGCTTGAGCTATTAAATGCATAACACCAAGACTATGTCCAAATCGAAGTCTTGACCTTCGTCCGGTAAATGGAACACCCTTCATTGACAGTGAAAGTCTGGCTCTCGATAATTTTAGGAGGACGTATATCACAGATCAATTGAGCTTACAGTATTTTAGACAATTCAATTAACTTTTCGGCAATCGATATATTCTGCTGGATCGCAGAAGCGATTTCCTGTGTGGCCTCCGCCTGGTTTTCACTAATCTTTTCAGTTTTTTCCGTGTAATCAATGATATTGGCGATGTTTTCATTGATTTTGGCTAGAATCGCTGCTATTTCCTTCGTGGAAACAGATGTATTGAGCGATAATTTTCTTATTTCTTCGGCGACAACAGAAAAGCCCTTGCCTTGCTCGCCGGCTCTCGCCGCTTCAATGGCAGCGTTAAGACCGAGCAAATTGGTTTGCTTGGAAATACTCTCGATGACATTGAGGATTTGGGCTGTATTCTGCAGATCGTTTTCAGCATTACGCGACAGTGCCAATAATTCACGTTGAAAATCACTCAGTTCCTGCGCAGACGCCGAAAGCTCCTGCGAACTGGCGGCCACGTGCTGAAAAGCGCTGGAGAGTTGTTCAGCGATCCCAATCAATTCGCTCTGAGAAGAAAGATCTATGCCGACGTTGAAAGTGCCTACGACCCGGCCGGCATGCACGATGGGCGTAACAATCCCCTGAAAAGTGTAACCATAAGCTTCTTTTGGCACTGCGGCCACTATTTTCGTACCTGTCCTCAGAACCTGGTTAATAATATCCTCGGGCGGTATCGCCGCCCCCACAGTCGCCTTGACATCAATCTTTTTACCGGGATAATAGGCTATAAACTTTTTTTCATCGGTCACGCTGACCATGCAGTCCAACGGAAAAACATCCTGAATAAATCCGGCGGCAAACGTCATTGCCCCGAGCACTTCTTCTTTTGTCGAGTAATTCATGGTTTAAGTACCTCCACATCAACCGTTAAGCTTTTTTAGTGATATTATTGATTATTATTTGCTAATATTGATTGATATTATCAGCCGCCTATTCAGCCTTATCCGACAAACGCTGAATAATCCATTCAGTGTTTGTACTGGCATCCTCCGGCCTGAGGGCAGGTCTGTTTATCTTTATCACTCATGTA encodes the following:
- a CDS encoding methyl-accepting chemotaxis protein; translation: MNYSTKEEVLGAMTFAAGFIQDVFPLDCMVSVTDEKKFIAYYPGKKIDVKATVGAAIPPEDIINQVLRTGTKIVAAVPKEAYGYTFQGIVTPIVHAGRVVGTFNVGIDLSSQSELIGIAEQLSSAFQHVAASSQELSASAQELSDFQRELLALSRNAENDLQNTAQILNVIESISKQTNLLGLNAAIEAARAGEQGKGFSVVAEEIRKLSLNTSVSTKEIAAILAKINENIANIIDYTEKTEKISENQAEATQEIASAIQQNISIAEKLIELSKIL